The Paludisphaera mucosa genome contains the following window.
GCCGTCGACCTTCACGCTGAAAGGAACCAGCCGGAGCCGTCGCCAGATGCCGTGATCGGTCCCCCTGATCGTCGGCCGGTGATTCGTCGCCATGACGAGCGTGTGGGTCGGAGAGAACTCCCAGAAGTCTTCTCGCATCCGCCTCGCGCGGATCCGGTCGCCGCCGGTCAGCTCCTTGACCATGACCTCGTCGAGCCGCCGCCCGCTCTCGGTCTCGATCGCTACGACGAGCCGCTTGCGGAACAGGTCGGCCCTGTCCGTCGGGTGAGAGTCGTGGGCCTTGGCCATGAGCATGTTGCTCGGGGCCTTCATTGCGTAGTCGGGGCCGAACACTTCGAGGAGCGTGCCCAGGATCGTGCTCTTGCCGTTGGAGCCCTCGCCGTAGGCCACCGGCATGAGATGGTCTCGGATGATCCCCACGAGGGCGTATCCGCAGACCCGTTGCCAGTAGGCGATGAGCTTCTGATCGCCCGCGAAGAACAGGTCGAGCGTGGCGTCCCAAAGACGGCAGGTGGCGTGCGGATCGAATTCGATCGGGCAGAGCTGCGTGAGGACGTCGGCCTGGTCGTGCTTCTTCAGCGTGCCGGTCCGGAGGTCGATCGTGCCGTTCATGCAGTTGAACAGCCAGGGGTCGCGGTCCATGTCCTCGGGGAGGACGGGTATCCCCAACTCGGTCGAAGCCATCGCCAGCATCGAGTCGATCCGAGACCTGCCCTGCGTGGCGAAGGCGTGCGCGGCGTGCTTCTTCCGCTCGTCGTCGTCGCCGATCATCGCGGCCTCGGCGAGGATCTTGCGGGTCGCCTTCTTCGCCAGACGGCTGACGACCCCTGTTCGGTCGAGGGCGAATCGCTTGCCGTCCCAGACGAGCCATTTGCCCCACGGCTTGCAGTAGCGGACCATCCTGCCGTACCGCGCCGCCAGGCGCTCGCCGTTGCCCATGTCGGTGCAAGCGACCTTCGCCAGGCGGGCGTCCAGTTCTTCGACTGAAGGCTTCGCCCGAATCGGTGCAGTCGCATGACCGTTGCCGTTCCGCGCGGCGTAGCCGTTGCTGGGCTTCAGGGTGCCGACGGACGAAAGATCTCTGGGCTTGAGCTTGCCCGCCTCCAAGCCGCTCCGGATCGTGGCCGCGATCTCGTCGTCCGCCAGGCCCGTGCGCCTTGCCGCGTCGGTGAGCCAGGCGATGGCGTCTGCTTCGACGACGACACTCGCGGCGACGAGCTGGCCGATGTTGTACGCCGCGGTGTTCAGAGCGTTGTTCCGGTTCCCCTCGCCTGTAGACTCGAGGGTCTTCAGTTCGTCTTCTACTGCCTTTCGGATGTATGGCGACATCGCCCCGCCGGGGGCGGGT
Protein-coding sequences here:
- a CDS encoding phage/plasmid primase, P4 family — translated: MHPIPIRSKKQFPRGKGKAPAGGKGWGLIDWSLAKLNNEFEAHRDSGVGICLGPGRAPGGLWLIDLEGDGPSAEGSFMELMGGELVETMSWKSTRGSHHLFVVGPDFLSQLQLAGAVEKKGTGGAGAFQLPSLPDLEFRIGGVKIDGEGQEVVKQLQSVCPPTLKDDGQPREWIGWTSIADIPPTATSWLKARARASVVMAAAKPPSARRPAPGGAMSPYIRKAVEDELKTLESTGEGNRNNALNTAAYNIGQLVAASVVVEADAIAWLTDAARRTGLADDEIAATIRSGLEAGKLKPRDLSSVGTLKPSNGYAARNGNGHATAPIRAKPSVEELDARLAKVACTDMGNGERLAARYGRMVRYCKPWGKWLVWDGKRFALDRTGVVSRLAKKATRKILAEAAMIGDDDERKKHAAHAFATQGRSRIDSMLAMASTELGIPVLPEDMDRDPWLFNCMNGTIDLRTGTLKKHDQADVLTQLCPIEFDPHATCRLWDATLDLFFAGDQKLIAYWQRVCGYALVGIIRDHLMPVAYGEGSNGKSTILGTLLEVFGPDYAMKAPSNMLMAKAHDSHPTDRADLFRKRLVVAIETESGRRLDEVMVKELTGGDRIRARRMREDFWEFSPTHTLVMATNHRPTIRGTDHGIWRRLRLVPFSVKVDGEKADTAMAEKLRAEFPGILAWAVRGCLAWQELGLNEPESVSAATAEYRAEQDVIGSFLAEATVQSGNCRTRCNALYAAYREWAEKAGEHPVTLKLFGQTMKERGFGQHRSNGKWYLGVGLKEPESDPQYGVVG